A genomic stretch from Desulfotignum balticum DSM 7044 includes:
- a CDS encoding DsrE family protein, with amino-acid sequence MKIAIVLKSGPSSVEAQRALQVTSDMMSRGDTVHLYLLQDAVHLSRPDLKTGLTGTFDRQVDKGLQVSYLTTDAELRGLDMSAVPDKISGGTYETLVDLMTSSDRVIGML; translated from the coding sequence ATGAAAATTGCCATTGTACTGAAAAGCGGCCCCTCCTCGGTTGAAGCACAGCGTGCCCTGCAAGTGACATCGGATATGATGTCCCGGGGAGACACTGTTCACTTGTATCTGCTGCAGGATGCGGTTCACTTGAGCCGGCCGGACCTGAAAACCGGTTTAACAGGAACGTTTGACCGGCAGGTTGACAAGGGGCTCCAGGTGAGCTATCTCACCACGGATGCCGAACTCCGGGGTCTGGATATGTCAGCCGTTCCGGATAAGATTTCGGGGGGGACATATGAAACCCTGGTGGATTTGATGACGTCCAGCGACCGGGTGATCGGAATGCTATAG
- a CDS encoding anti-sigma factor family protein gives MRVTRWVIIWSCARNRKHLNAYLDGELPERVRFRIERHLARCPACLQELDGLRGLAPFLENNDVPPVPAGLPARILAEAAVRQKREQVQKMSGRETQRFLFRPWLATGATTAALIAGLAMGAWMGWTSYLGSGSAPWMTPHEVMAENMYAFDVLGAEPQGSIEAATLALLDDKK, from the coding sequence ATGCGGGTCACAAGGTGGGTTATTATATGGTCATGCGCCAGAAACAGAAAGCATCTGAACGCTTATCTGGACGGGGAACTGCCGGAACGGGTACGTTTCAGGATCGAACGCCACCTGGCCCGGTGCCCGGCGTGCCTTCAAGAGCTTGACGGGTTACGCGGGCTTGCCCCGTTTTTGGAGAACAATGACGTGCCTCCGGTTCCTGCCGGATTGCCGGCCAGGATATTGGCCGAAGCAGCGGTCCGGCAGAAGCGGGAACAGGTGCAAAAAATGTCCGGCAGGGAAACGCAGAGGTTCCTTTTCCGGCCCTGGCTGGCCACCGGGGCGACCACTGCCGCTTTGATCGCCGGCCTGGCCATGGGGGCATGGATGGGGTGGACAAGCTACCTGGGTTCTGGCTCGGCACCATGGATGACCCCCCATGAGGTTATGGCGGAGAATATGTATGCCTTTGATGTCCTGGGTGCGGAACCGCAAGGCTCCATCGAGGCTGCCACGCTGGCGCTTCTGGATGACAAAAAATGA
- the tsoR gene encoding ArsR/SmtB-type metalloregulator TsoR translates to MDNSKPLDDDHLTQVAFLAKSLSDGNRLRILQMISSGRKSVSAIIEALDLSQPLVSHHLKELKRTLLVKVEREGPFVFYELADPRILDVLQILNRVAGDLLAARKNYF, encoded by the coding sequence ATGGATAACTCAAAACCATTGGATGATGATCACCTCACGCAGGTAGCATTTCTTGCCAAAAGCCTGTCCGACGGCAACCGGTTGCGGATTTTGCAGATGATCAGCAGTGGCAGGAAGTCGGTTTCTGCGATTATCGAAGCCCTTGATCTGTCCCAGCCCCTGGTTTCCCATCACCTCAAGGAGCTGAAGCGCACGCTTCTGGTGAAAGTGGAAAGGGAAGGCCCGTTTGTTTTTTATGAACTGGCTGATCCCCGGATTCTTGACGTATTGCAGATATTAAACCGGGTGGCCGGGGATCTTCTGGCCGCACGGAAAAATTATTTTTAA
- a CDS encoding efflux RND transporter periplasmic adaptor subunit, translating to MNKQTVLIRLIIGVLAVAGIFFIRGVSPSGESEINQSNNQKKPPRVRAIAATEAAISSGLELTGSVEPYRVARLASPAEGPVADIRVREADRVKAGDSLLFIGRKKGADALITSLREELKKEEDNLRRTRQLVESEALPGEQLDQARSAFEKVHAQLVQAEETARDYAIYAPWEGVVSRVNVKEGEFVAPRAVLLEIFDPASLVILAAVPERHATEVTAGMRVDVRLDAYPGDIMQGRIERVYPYLDSRLRTRTMEITLEKPIDLLPGMFARLNVLLKNIDDAVIVPLEALVTTPKGPVVFVVEDGNAIARAVKTGIEADNRIQLVSGVQPGDKVIIAGNEKLKSGVEVSLANDEKSGMGKNKGMAEQPVPQNNKAGDDGQ from the coding sequence ATGAACAAACAAACTGTCTTGATAAGACTGATCATCGGCGTGCTTGCCGTGGCCGGAATATTTTTTATCCGGGGCGTCAGCCCTTCCGGGGAATCTGAAATCAATCAATCCAACAATCAGAAAAAGCCTCCCCGGGTTCGTGCCATTGCCGCGACCGAAGCAGCGATTTCGAGCGGACTGGAATTAACCGGCTCTGTGGAGCCTTACCGGGTTGCGCGTTTGGCTTCGCCTGCCGAAGGGCCGGTTGCGGATATCCGTGTGCGGGAGGCTGACCGCGTAAAAGCCGGTGACTCGCTGCTTTTCATCGGACGAAAAAAAGGTGCCGATGCACTGATCACCTCGCTTCGGGAAGAACTCAAAAAAGAGGAGGATAACCTGCGCAGAACCCGTCAGCTTGTCGAAAGCGAGGCCCTGCCCGGTGAACAACTCGATCAGGCCAGGAGCGCCTTTGAAAAGGTTCACGCTCAACTGGTTCAGGCGGAGGAAACAGCCCGGGATTACGCCATTTACGCACCCTGGGAGGGGGTGGTGTCTCGGGTCAATGTGAAGGAAGGGGAGTTCGTTGCACCGCGTGCCGTGCTTCTGGAAATTTTTGATCCGGCCAGTTTGGTGATCCTGGCGGCCGTCCCCGAAAGACACGCCACCGAGGTAACCGCCGGAATGCGTGTCGATGTGAGACTGGACGCCTATCCTGGTGATATTATGCAAGGCCGGATTGAACGTGTGTACCCCTATCTCGACTCCCGCCTGCGCACCCGGACCATGGAAATTACCCTCGAAAAACCCATTGATCTGCTTCCGGGTATGTTTGCCCGTTTGAACGTGCTGTTGAAAAACATTGACGATGCCGTCATCGTGCCTTTGGAAGCGCTGGTCACGACACCTAAGGGCCCGGTGGTTTTCGTGGTGGAGGACGGCAATGCTATCGCAAGAGCTGTGAAAACCGGCATCGAGGCGGACAACCGCATTCAACTTGTCTCCGGGGTCCAGCCCGGCGACAAGGTCATCATTGCCGGTAACGAGAAACTTAAAAGTGGTGTAGAGGTGAGCCTTGCGAATGATGAAAAATCGGGCATGGGGAAAAACAAAGGCATGGCTGAGCAACCCGTCCCGCAGAATAACAAGGCGGGAGACGACGGGCAATGA
- a CDS encoding ABC transporter ATP-binding protein, with product MTPDPPPAIQARGLAKRFDKVQAVSAVDFEVRSGELFGFLGPNGAGKTTTINMLTGLARPDAGTIHISGVDCTKNPRAAQHLIGVVPDESNLYPELTGFGNLCFCAALYGIGKTERRSRARELLDTFDLAGAANRKFSGYSKGMKRKLAIAAGIIHRPDILFLDEPTTGIDVASARQLRQLVQALHKKGTTIFLTTHYIEEAERLCNRIAFIVSGRTIRTDTVDNLIQPVRDTHVLQVTCIGRTEDLAGDLGRTFPDLAFAFPEQGMIRVTSGSPVRVGPLVRFLEDRAVEVTEARKIRPSLEEVFIDITGIKAEIMGREKEKTGGGSR from the coding sequence ATGACTCCTGACCCACCTCCGGCCATCCAGGCCCGGGGCCTTGCCAAACGGTTTGACAAGGTCCAGGCGGTATCGGCCGTTGATTTCGAGGTCCGGTCCGGTGAGCTGTTCGGGTTTTTAGGTCCCAACGGGGCCGGCAAGACCACCACCATCAACATGCTCACCGGGCTGGCCCGGCCGGATGCCGGCACCATCCATATCAGCGGCGTCGACTGCACGAAAAATCCCAGGGCCGCCCAGCATCTCATCGGGGTGGTGCCCGATGAAAGCAACCTGTATCCGGAACTGACCGGCTTTGGAAACCTGTGTTTCTGTGCGGCCCTGTACGGCATCGGTAAAACCGAGCGAAGGTCCAGGGCCCGGGAACTGCTGGACACCTTTGATCTTGCCGGGGCCGCAAACCGGAAATTTAGCGGATATTCCAAGGGCATGAAGCGCAAACTCGCCATTGCCGCCGGCATCATCCACCGGCCGGACATCCTGTTTCTGGATGAACCCACCACCGGCATCGATGTGGCCAGTGCCCGGCAGCTGCGACAGCTGGTCCAGGCACTGCACAAAAAAGGCACCACCATATTTCTGACCACCCATTATATTGAAGAGGCCGAGCGCTTGTGCAACCGGATCGCCTTCATCGTATCCGGCAGAACGATCCGGACAGACACGGTGGATAACCTGATCCAGCCCGTGCGGGACACCCATGTCCTGCAAGTGACCTGCATCGGCCGGACCGAAGATCTGGCAGGCGACCTGGGCCGCACATTCCCGGACCTGGCATTCGCGTTTCCGGAACAGGGAATGATCCGGGTGACATCCGGCAGCCCGGTGCGAGTCGGCCCCCTGGTGCGGTTTCTGGAGGACCGGGCAGTGGAGGTGACCGAGGCCAGAAAGATCCGGCCCAGCCTTGAGGAGGTGTTCATCGACATCACCGGCATCAAAGCGGAGATCATGGGCCGAGAAAAAGAAAAGACCGGCGGAGGTTCCCGATGA
- a CDS encoding RNA polymerase sigma factor: MPECPDSDAFLLQAVGRGDLTSFSRIVERHQTWAWRIAYRFTGDRLDASDIVQEAFLRLLDVSARYRPTAGFRTYFYRIISRLCLDHAKKKRPLLVETLPETPDPTFDITETMMRKEKNMAVRAALDALPPNQRLAVVLRYYENLGYAEIASALSTTAKAVERLLARGRKHLKGTLGRRENFFDF; this comes from the coding sequence TTGCCTGAATGCCCGGACAGTGATGCGTTTCTGCTGCAGGCTGTCGGCCGGGGTGACCTGACGTCTTTTTCACGTATCGTGGAACGTCATCAAACCTGGGCCTGGCGGATCGCCTACCGCTTTACAGGGGACAGGCTGGATGCTTCGGACATTGTCCAGGAGGCTTTCCTGCGCCTCCTGGATGTCTCTGCCCGCTATCGGCCCACCGCCGGATTCCGGACCTATTTTTATCGGATCATCTCCCGTCTTTGCCTGGACCATGCCAAAAAAAAGCGGCCCCTTCTTGTCGAAACCCTACCCGAAACCCCGGATCCTACTTTTGATATCACGGAAACCATGATGCGCAAGGAAAAAAACATGGCGGTCCGTGCCGCCCTTGACGCACTGCCCCCCAATCAACGGCTGGCCGTTGTGCTCCGCTATTATGAGAACCTGGGTTATGCGGAGATTGCCTCGGCCCTTTCGACAACAGCCAAAGCTGTCGAGCGGCTTCTGGCGCGTGGCAGAAAGCATTTGAAGGGCACACTCGGCCGCCGGGAAAATTTTTTTGATTTTTGA
- a CDS encoding ABC transporter permease, producing MNQWIAFWNIFVKDLKTYYLKPPNISWGLIFPLAWTGMFFVKTGSGISSIPEVLPGVMAVSILFGTTSMLAVTITFEKKNRSFERLLLAPLSFEILMLAKTSGAILFGILNALVPLFLAVWLTDLSQVAWGVLVPAVFLISVASTFMGLFIAVAVSEVFEAQTFSNFFRFPMIFLCGLFFPVSALPFFLEPLAYFLPLTYGADLLHGAVRGEHILPYLVDLAVLAVFCIGLFAVSLYNIRRRWIA from the coding sequence ATGAATCAATGGATCGCGTTCTGGAACATTTTTGTCAAGGATTTGAAAACCTATTACCTGAAACCCCCCAATATCAGCTGGGGCCTGATTTTTCCCCTGGCCTGGACCGGCATGTTTTTCGTCAAGACCGGCAGCGGTATTTCCAGCATTCCAGAGGTGCTTCCCGGCGTGATGGCGGTGTCCATTCTTTTCGGCACCACCTCCATGCTGGCGGTGACCATCACCTTTGAAAAAAAGAACCGCTCTTTTGAGCGCCTCCTGCTGGCTCCCCTTTCCTTTGAAATCCTGATGCTGGCCAAAACCAGCGGAGCCATTCTGTTCGGAATACTCAACGCCCTGGTGCCCCTTTTTCTGGCGGTATGGCTGACCGATCTGTCACAGGTGGCCTGGGGTGTGTTGGTGCCGGCCGTATTTCTTATTTCCGTGGCATCCACATTCATGGGGTTGTTCATTGCCGTGGCGGTCAGCGAGGTGTTCGAGGCCCAGACCTTTTCCAATTTCTTCCGGTTTCCCATGATTTTTCTGTGCGGGCTGTTTTTTCCCGTCAGTGCGCTGCCGTTTTTCCTGGAACCGCTTGCCTATTTCCTGCCCTTGACCTATGGGGCCGACCTGCTGCACGGGGCCGTGCGCGGGGAACATATCCTGCCGTATCTGGTGGATCTGGCGGTTCTGGCGGTTTTCTGCATCGGCCTGTTTGCTGTCAGCCTGTACAACATCCGGCGGCGGTGGATTGCCTGA
- a CDS encoding ArsR/SmtB family transcription factor, which produces MPPVEEAARVFKILSVETRVKMIDLLRRRSLCVNALARTLNISPAAVSQHLRILRDADVVIAEKRGYFVHYRINEQTLERWRKTADQILSPGPGGFLCS; this is translated from the coding sequence ATGCCCCCTGTTGAAGAAGCGGCAAGGGTGTTCAAAATTTTATCGGTGGAAACCCGGGTCAAAATGATCGACCTGCTCAGGCGGCGGTCCCTGTGTGTCAACGCCCTGGCCCGGACCTTGAACATCTCGCCGGCGGCGGTGTCACAGCACCTGCGGATCCTGCGGGATGCCGACGTCGTGATTGCCGAAAAAAGAGGGTATTTTGTTCACTACCGGATCAATGAGCAGACCCTGGAACGGTGGCGCAAGACAGCCGATCAGATTCTGTCACCCGGCCCCGGCGGGTTTCTTTGCTCCTGA
- a CDS encoding J domain-containing protein: MTYNDIIAAKMILNLPERATMVEIKSSYRKLLKRWHPDKNPADPDRCHEMTRRITIAYKTILAYCDQYAYSFEKQEVEKYLSAEEWWMDRFGNDPLWGNRNQK; the protein is encoded by the coding sequence ATGACATATAATGATATTATTGCGGCAAAAATGATATTGAACCTGCCGGAACGGGCCACCATGGTGGAAATCAAATCCAGCTACCGAAAATTGCTCAAGCGCTGGCACCCGGACAAGAACCCGGCCGACCCGGACCGGTGCCATGAGATGACCCGGAGAATCACCATCGCCTATAAAACGATTCTTGCCTATTGCGACCAGTATGCCTATTCATTTGAAAAACAGGAAGTGGAAAAATACCTGTCTGCAGAAGAGTGGTGGATGGACCGGTTCGGCAATGATCCGTTGTGGGGAAACCGCAATCAAAAGTAG
- a CDS encoding efflux RND transporter permease subunit, with protein sequence MKITQYAVHRRLATSAIVVALVVLGLYGLWRLPVDYLPGITYPLVKVQIKWAGATPEEIDTDIADPLERLMSTVDRLDYLESSSIEGLYNLNVYFEYGADVDIAFQDALAALTRAQQDLPDDIEAPYVYKADPSQLPVMQLTVSSDRWNPVKLRDWADNWLQDRILAVRGIAGAEVVGGLEREIRILLDPAAMEKHQLSLDAVIKRVAAENVEQTGGRVTVGPKEIIARTMGEYSNLEDIRTVVVAGEGHQKVYLRDIAQVIDSHEEARLITRFNGRESVKISVLKEAEANTVQTAEAVVRLLDELKAELPQGLQLDYVEDQAVYVKQALTGVRNAATAAAVLLIIVVYLFLGSVRQVVVMAIALPLTLVLNFGLMKLAGFSLNILSLGGLVVAIDVVLDNSIIVVENISRLRRDNPDQDAAGHAVDATTEVGPALLAATLSFLALFVPFLIVPGLTSLLFRELILVIAGIVVISLVVAVSVTPMIMATLFSGSRQARKSGGFERLFGRFTEGYGWVLDRMIGWRWLVVAVFLLVVAGAVMLSGQLGGEFLPLIDDGRIMVKVKMPTGASVIETDRVLRKIEGQIQDDPLIQSAFTLAGGYVKGLTTYEVANEGQVDIQLVPKAVRNISTEEYVARLRKVVGKIQPPGGKVMVKQMPIKGIHGMQASDIVVQVRGQDMETLADLSSRTARTINGLDHFQNVFVSMDLSKPEYQIKVDRVKAAELGVSVADVASSLRSLITGAVATRYRDGGCYYDIRLLVPEKQIGARQDVENLALIGAQGDVLRLRDIATVVPASGPVEIIRENQVKQITVEADITTGDLAGAVRGLQSALSELERPAGYVFEFGGRAEMMADMKDTVLAVFAFALFFSFIVLTVQFNSLKLPGLILGSVPVCLAGVVFLLYFVGLPLGATVIIGILVVVAATVNDGVLLLTYAGELQERHACPPRQAVLDAARIRLRPRVMTSVTTMIGFLPLALNLEEGGDMLQPMAVAAIGGLGMEMLVALFLMPCIYVLASKRT encoded by the coding sequence ATGAAGATAACTCAGTACGCCGTCCACCGCCGCCTGGCCACCAGCGCCATCGTTGTCGCGCTCGTTGTTCTTGGGCTTTATGGCCTTTGGCGATTGCCGGTGGATTATCTGCCGGGCATCACCTACCCGCTGGTCAAGGTTCAAATAAAATGGGCTGGAGCCACCCCGGAAGAGATCGATACGGACATTGCCGATCCCCTTGAACGTCTCATGTCCACGGTGGATCGTTTGGATTATCTCGAATCCTCCTCCATTGAAGGGCTGTATAACCTGAACGTCTATTTTGAATACGGCGCGGATGTCGACATAGCGTTTCAGGATGCCCTCGCCGCTTTGACCCGCGCCCAGCAGGATCTGCCTGACGACATTGAAGCCCCTTATGTGTATAAGGCCGACCCATCTCAGCTTCCGGTAATGCAGTTGACAGTCAGTTCCGACCGCTGGAATCCCGTAAAATTGAGGGATTGGGCCGACAACTGGCTGCAGGACCGCATTCTGGCCGTCCGGGGGATAGCCGGAGCCGAAGTGGTCGGCGGACTGGAACGTGAAATCCGCATCCTGCTCGATCCCGCCGCCATGGAAAAACATCAGCTTTCCCTGGATGCGGTTATCAAACGGGTTGCCGCTGAAAATGTCGAGCAGACCGGCGGCCGGGTCACCGTCGGGCCAAAGGAAATCATCGCCCGCACTATGGGCGAATATTCAAATCTTGAAGATATTCGCACGGTCGTTGTGGCCGGAGAGGGGCACCAGAAAGTTTACCTGCGGGATATAGCCCAGGTCATTGATAGCCATGAGGAAGCGCGGTTGATCACCCGTTTCAACGGACGCGAGAGCGTCAAGATTTCAGTGCTCAAGGAAGCCGAGGCCAACACCGTACAGACAGCCGAGGCAGTCGTCCGACTCCTGGACGAGTTGAAAGCGGAATTGCCCCAGGGACTCCAGTTGGATTACGTGGAAGATCAGGCAGTTTACGTGAAACAGGCGCTCACAGGCGTGCGCAATGCGGCGACAGCGGCTGCGGTGCTGTTGATCATCGTGGTCTACCTGTTTCTGGGCAGCGTCAGGCAGGTTGTGGTTATGGCAATCGCCCTGCCGCTGACCCTGGTGCTCAATTTCGGACTCATGAAACTTGCCGGTTTCTCGCTGAATATTTTATCCCTGGGTGGACTGGTTGTCGCCATCGACGTGGTACTCGATAATTCCATCATTGTTGTTGAAAATATTTCCCGCCTGCGACGGGATAATCCCGACCAGGACGCGGCCGGGCACGCCGTTGATGCCACCACCGAAGTCGGACCGGCGCTGCTGGCCGCCACACTTTCGTTTCTCGCCCTGTTCGTGCCGTTCCTTATCGTTCCCGGGCTGACCAGCTTGCTCTTTCGTGAACTGATTCTGGTCATTGCGGGCATCGTTGTCATCAGTCTGGTCGTGGCTGTATCGGTCACGCCCATGATCATGGCCACACTTTTCAGTGGCAGCCGCCAGGCACGCAAATCCGGCGGATTTGAACGGTTGTTTGGCAGGTTCACGGAAGGCTACGGCTGGGTGCTGGATCGGATGATCGGCTGGCGGTGGCTTGTTGTGGCGGTTTTCCTCCTGGTGGTTGCCGGGGCCGTTATGTTGTCGGGACAGCTCGGCGGCGAATTTCTGCCGCTCATTGATGACGGTCGAATCATGGTCAAGGTCAAGATGCCTACGGGGGCCTCTGTTATTGAAACCGACCGGGTTCTTCGTAAAATTGAGGGGCAGATTCAGGATGATCCGTTGATTCAGAGCGCTTTCACGCTGGCGGGCGGATATGTAAAGGGATTGACCACTTATGAGGTTGCCAACGAAGGACAGGTGGATATCCAGCTCGTTCCCAAGGCAGTGCGGAATATCAGCACCGAGGAATACGTTGCCCGTCTCCGCAAGGTTGTGGGCAAGATCCAACCGCCTGGCGGTAAAGTGATGGTCAAACAGATGCCCATCAAAGGCATCCATGGCATGCAGGCATCGGATATTGTCGTGCAGGTTCGCGGCCAGGATATGGAGACTTTGGCGGATCTGTCGAGCCGGACGGCACGAACGATCAATGGTTTGGATCATTTTCAAAACGTGTTCGTTTCCATGGACCTGTCCAAACCCGAATACCAGATCAAGGTGGATCGGGTCAAGGCTGCCGAACTTGGTGTGTCGGTTGCGGATGTGGCCTCCTCCCTGCGCTCTTTAATTACCGGCGCGGTGGCGACGCGCTACCGTGACGGTGGATGTTATTACGATATTCGTCTGCTGGTTCCGGAAAAACAAATAGGCGCTCGGCAGGATGTGGAAAACCTGGCGCTTATTGGTGCCCAGGGTGATGTTCTTCGGCTGCGGGATATCGCTACCGTGGTACCGGCATCCGGTCCGGTGGAGATCATCCGAGAAAATCAGGTCAAGCAAATCACCGTTGAAGCGGATATCACGACCGGTGATCTGGCCGGTGCGGTCAGAGGACTGCAAAGTGCTTTGTCCGAGCTCGAAAGACCGGCAGGATATGTGTTCGAGTTCGGCGGCAGGGCGGAGATGATGGCCGATATGAAGGATACAGTGCTCGCGGTGTTTGCCTTTGCCCTGTTCTTTTCCTTCATCGTTTTGACAGTGCAGTTCAACAGTCTCAAACTGCCGGGTCTGATCCTGGGCAGCGTACCGGTTTGTCTGGCAGGCGTGGTGTTTCTGCTGTATTTCGTTGGCCTCCCATTGGGGGCCACGGTCATTATCGGTATACTGGTTGTGGTGGCAGCCACGGTCAACGATGGTGTCTTGCTCTTGACCTACGCAGGGGAGCTGCAGGAGCGGCATGCCTGTCCCCCACGGCAGGCGGTTCTGGATGCCGCCCGAATCCGGCTGCGTCCCCGCGTCATGACCAGTGTGACCACCATGATCGGGTTTTTGCCCTTGGCGCTCAACCTGGAAGAAGGCGGCGACATGCTGCAACCCATGGCCGTAGCCGCCATCGGTGGATTGGGGATGGAGATGCTGGTGGCCCTTTTCTTGATGCCCTGTATCTATGTCCTGGCATCGAAGCGTACATAG
- a CDS encoding TolC family protein, whose protein sequence is MKILPLLLIVGLLGGCAAMGPTDPYASVKVRKVFSTGFEVAHQAPRIPRGLLTLQQAIETALANNPEVAARGWDASAAQARRDQAFGVRLPRLDAVGGYTRYMDEQRLIAASQDGEPGLFGRDIVSGDLVLTMPLFTGGRLVNQVRAAELLQKAADHRLVRSREELVFNVSSVFLYMLAQQHVIESLAFSRQTLAEHLKRIDALVEAQKAARVDRMRTEVRLADVEQLLVREKNLLAIQRRALVSLLGLEDQDEEISPQGKLEVQEKGVLPDLETALSRAWKERGDYLAARSSLEAQARNVDIAKSGNWPTVSVQGSYGGRWASGPTTGAGDDTGDVGRAGLVLEVPIFEGGQVDAGIREQRANLAAAQERLRLLDLQVRLEVESALLNVESSGERAAAIRTSIAQAKESLRIEQQKYSLGKGAIVDVLDAQAALLETETTYYRVLADFHTAMAQLKLAMGEE, encoded by the coding sequence ATGAAGATACTGCCGCTGTTACTGATTGTGGGATTGCTTGGGGGATGCGCCGCCATGGGTCCGACAGATCCATACGCTTCGGTCAAAGTGAGAAAAGTCTTCTCCACGGGATTTGAAGTGGCGCATCAAGCGCCCAGAATTCCCAGAGGCCTGTTGACGCTGCAACAGGCCATCGAAACAGCGCTTGCCAACAATCCGGAGGTCGCCGCACGAGGATGGGACGCGTCGGCAGCTCAGGCCAGAAGGGATCAGGCTTTCGGGGTGAGACTACCCAGGCTTGACGCTGTGGGAGGATATACCCGCTACATGGATGAACAAAGGCTCATTGCCGCCAGCCAGGATGGAGAGCCAGGTCTTTTTGGACGGGATATCGTTTCCGGCGATCTCGTTCTGACCATGCCGCTTTTCACCGGCGGGCGGCTGGTGAACCAGGTAAGAGCTGCAGAATTGCTTCAGAAGGCGGCCGATCATCGACTCGTTCGTTCCAGAGAAGAGCTTGTATTTAACGTATCCAGTGTTTTTTTATACATGCTTGCCCAGCAGCATGTCATCGAATCCCTGGCGTTCTCCCGGCAAACCCTGGCGGAGCACCTGAAGCGTATTGATGCCCTGGTCGAGGCACAAAAAGCCGCCCGGGTTGACCGGATGCGCACGGAGGTTCGTTTAGCTGATGTCGAACAGCTTTTGGTCCGGGAAAAAAACCTCCTGGCCATCCAGCGCCGCGCTTTAGTAAGCCTGCTTGGGCTGGAGGATCAAGATGAAGAAATATCCCCGCAAGGGAAGCTGGAGGTTCAGGAAAAGGGAGTGCTTCCCGATTTAGAGACAGCACTCTCAAGAGCCTGGAAAGAGCGTGGCGACTATCTCGCGGCACGTTCTTCGCTTGAAGCCCAGGCCAGAAATGTGGACATAGCCAAATCCGGCAATTGGCCGACGGTTTCTGTTCAAGGTTCATATGGCGGACGGTGGGCAAGCGGACCGACTACCGGCGCGGGTGATGATACGGGAGATGTGGGACGGGCCGGTCTGGTGCTGGAAGTACCGATTTTCGAGGGCGGACAGGTGGACGCGGGTATTCGTGAACAGCGGGCAAATCTCGCCGCAGCACAGGAACGCTTGCGCTTACTGGATCTCCAGGTGCGCCTGGAGGTGGAATCCGCACTGCTAAATGTTGAATCATCCGGCGAGCGTGCGGCTGCAATCCGAACATCCATTGCCCAGGCCAAGGAGAGTCTGCGCATTGAGCAACAAAAATATAGTCTCGGTAAAGGGGCCATTGTGGATGTGCTTGATGCCCAAGCCGCCCTTTTGGAAACGGAAACCACATATTACCGGGTCCTGGCTGACTTTCATACGGCAATGGCCCAACTCAAATTGGCGATGGGTGAAGAATGA
- a CDS encoding Spy/CpxP family protein refolding chaperone, which translates to MRKTMWNNNLRKPLFALSVGLNLAFIAMWLLHSLSAPGDAGGLFRPEVDGAVPSALHREIGVTEEQWRKIEPLVQDFREKAGKQRQKISALRGQLMDMLTLPEVDEAAIREKQEEILAGQRRMQNLVIDHLLKEKALLSPEQGKKLMKSLCEQCRHDSGRVSGKGFGRVLDEKTGPMPGKEKTESP; encoded by the coding sequence ATGAGGAAAACCATGTGGAACAACAACTTGCGTAAACCGCTGTTTGCCCTCTCCGTGGGCTTGAATCTGGCGTTCATCGCCATGTGGCTGCTTCATTCACTATCGGCCCCAGGTGATGCGGGAGGTCTTTTCCGCCCGGAGGTCGATGGCGCGGTTCCTTCAGCGCTTCATCGTGAGATCGGCGTGACGGAAGAGCAGTGGCGAAAGATCGAGCCTTTGGTTCAGGACTTCCGGGAAAAAGCCGGAAAGCAGCGCCAGAAGATAAGCGCTCTGAGGGGCCAATTGATGGATATGTTGACCCTCCCCGAGGTGGACGAAGCCGCCATACGGGAAAAACAGGAAGAGATCCTGGCGGGTCAGCGCCGGATGCAGAATCTGGTTATCGACCATCTGCTCAAGGAAAAGGCGCTCCTCTCTCCAGAACAGGGTAAGAAACTGATGAAATCCCTCTGCGAGCAATGTCGTCATGATAGCGGCAGGGTTTCCGGAAAAGGGTTTGGCCGGGTGTTGGATGAAAAAACCGGTCCCATGCCGGGCAAGGAGAAAACAGAGTCACCATGA